Proteins encoded by one window of Nicotiana tabacum cultivar K326 chromosome 10, ASM71507v2, whole genome shotgun sequence:
- the LOC107794951 gene encoding uncharacterized protein LOC107794951 encodes MGKAARDWAQIYSIYGLDDWHTPIFLLIHAIFFSVLSVLFLLYFEPICYFLQHFLLGASAARFTAGFTGSVTALSAVCLFFAAGNIFYSSVSLHWEMAQRMVNAVTDWSTVKHALDLGCGRGILLNAVALQLKKSGSSGRVVGLHPTPTRSLTTLRTAGLEGVQEYVTCRAGDPRTLPFSDNYFDVVASAAFVHTVGKEFGQKTAAAAAERMRVLGEVVRVLKPGGVGVVWDLVHVPEYVKRLQELKMEDIRVSERVTAFMVSSHVVSFSKPSHHFVGSNEVRLDWRLNNLC; translated from the coding sequence ATGGGGAAAGCTGCTAGAGACTGGGCGCAGATCTACTCAATTTATGGTCTTGACGATTGGCACACCCCAATTTTCCTCTTAATTCATGCCATTTTCTTCTCCGTTCTTTCAGTGCTTTTTCTTCTCTACTTCGAACCCATCTGCTACTTCCTCCAGCATTTCTTACTTGGTGCTAGCGCCGCTCGTTTCACCGCCGGCTTCACCGGCTCCGTCACTGCTCTCTCCGCCGTCTGCCTTTTCTTCGCCGCCGGCAACATCTTCTACTCCTCTGTTTCCCTCCACTGGGAAATGGCACAGCGCATGGTCAACGCCGTTACTGACTGGTCAACCGTCAAGCATGCTCTCGACTTAGGCTGCGGCCGCGGCATCCTCCTCAACGCCGTCGCTTTACAGCTTAAGAAATCTGGATCATCGGGTCGCGTCGTCGGGTTACATCCGACTCCGACCCGGTCTCTCACCACTCTCCGAACTGCAGGGCTTGAAGGTGTCCAGGAGTACGTCACGTGCCGGGCGGGTGACCCGAGGACGCTTCCGTTCAGCGATAACTACTTCGACGTGGTAGCGTCGGCGGCCTTCGTGCACACGGTGGGGAAGGAGTTCGGGCAGAAGACGGCGGCAGCGGCGGCGGAGAGGATGAGAGTTTTGGGGGAGGTGGTAAGGGTGCTGAAGCCTGGGGGTGTAGGGGTGGTGTGGGATCTGGTGCACGTGCCGGAGTATGTGAAGAGACTGCAAGAGCTGAAGATGGAGGATATTCGGGTTTCGGAGCGGGTCACGGCCTTTATGGTGAGTAGCCACGTCGTATCATTCAGCAAGCCAAGTCATCATTTTGTGGGGTCCAATGAAGTTAGACTGGATTGGAGACTCAACAATCtttgttga